A part of Entelurus aequoreus isolate RoL-2023_Sb linkage group LG10, RoL_Eaeq_v1.1, whole genome shotgun sequence genomic DNA contains:
- the LOC133658755 gene encoding uncharacterized protein LOC133658755, whose product MANKTSRRVQTSFIPQDKFKPSVHTADEPSGITADEAAMREIFNPPETMVDANGEETPSIPPCRFSRCFVRQGMKTCEATPSLADNDTEEEVKENCFVNITPPSSQPSSPSLLEPTLHIDDETDGGLWLFFASTVKTAVFHLLNHAIYNFRQSKCYGCWVNHPSQRQHQCLEPYEQDFLLYNYDGVIRSLRRPKFIQAIQCLLMLRCIKAEDSKVEAYADSLLSQLGSETNIWGAIDGMYSELVGNDETIFGHLGMVTECWKK is encoded by the coding sequence ATGGCAAACAAGACAAGCAGACGCGTACAGACTTCTTTTATACCACAGGACAAATTTAAACCATCCGTACACACGGCTGATGAACCATCCGGCATTACGGCTGATGAAGCAGCCATGAGAGAGATTTTTAATCCTCCCGAGACGATGGTGGATGCAAACGGCGAAGAGACCCCTTCAATTCCGCCGTGTCGCTTCAGCAGATGCTTCGTCAGACAAGGCATGAAAACCTGCGAGGCTACACCGTCTTTGGCAGACAACGATACGGAGGAGGAGGTAAAGGAGAATTGTTTTGTAAACATAACTCCGCCATCATCCCAGCCATCATCTCCGTCACTCTTGGAGCCTACATTGCACATTGACGACGAAACCGATGGGGGTCTGTGGTTGTTTTTCGCCAGCACGGTGAAAACGGCTGTGTTTCATCTCCTCAACCACGCCATCTACAATTTCAGGCAAAGCAAGTGCTACGGTTGCTGGGTAAACCATCCGAGCCAGAGACAACACCAATGCCTGGAGCCGTATGAGCAGGACTTTTTGTTGTACAACTACGACGGAGTCATCAGGAGTCTACGCAGGCCTAAATTCATTCAGGCCATTCAATGCTTGCTGATGCTTCGTTGCATCAAGGCTGAGGATTCAAAGGTTGAAGCCTATGCAGACTCTTTGCTGTCTCAACTGGGATCTGAGACAAATATCTGGGGGGCTATAGATGGCATGTACAGCGAGCTGGTGGGAAATGATGAAACGATTTTTGGACATTTGGGTATGGTGACAGAgtgttggaaaaaataa